A genomic stretch from Theobroma cacao cultivar B97-61/B2 chromosome 4, Criollo_cocoa_genome_V2, whole genome shotgun sequence includes:
- the LOC18601853 gene encoding cytochrome P450 81D11, whose protein sequence is MEPASTILYSSLSLILLLFCFKLLFQIKTSKQNLPPSPPSLPFLGHLHLIKRPIHRFYHSLSQKYGPIFSLRFGSRLVVVVSSPTAAGECFAKNDIVLANRPKLLIGKYLGYNWSTVVGSPYGDHWRNLRRISAIEIFSSSRLNAFLSIRKDEVKRLLLKLSSDDNSGQEFTKVELRSLFVDLTFNNIMRMVAGKRYYGGDSVTDEGEAKEFRELMKESLASGGVAHPGDFLPILNWIGGRSYLKKLMNLGERMDRFLQKLIDEVRAKRQGNTMIDHLLSLQQTEPDYYTDQLIKGLILVMLLAGTDTSAVTLEWAMSNLLNNPDVLKKARTELDSQIGQENLIDEPDVSKLQYLQSIIFETLRLNPAAPLLLPHMASTDCKICEYDVPRDTIVLINAWAIHRDSTLWEDPTSFKPERYGNGERESNKLMPFGLGRRACPGAGLAQRVVGLTLGSLIQCFEWERVSEKEVDMAESDGTTMPKVVALEAMCKARPIVNKVLNGTI, encoded by the exons ATGGAACCAGCATCAACTATCCTTTACTCATCTCTTTCTCTTatccttcttctcttttgcttCAAGTTGttgtttcaaatcaaaacttcCAAACAAAACCTTCCTCCAAGTCCAccttctcttccttttctcGGCCACCTCCACCTTATAAAGAGACCCATCCATCGCTTTTACCATAGTCTTTCCCAAAAATATGGCCCGATTTTCTCCCTTCGGTTCGGCTCCCGCCTCGTAGTTGTAGTATCGTCACCAACAGCAGCTGGGGAATGCTTCGCCAAAAACGACATCGTTCTAGCTAACCGCCCCAAGTTACTCATAGGCAAGTACCTTGGGTACAATTGGAGCACGGTCGTTGGCTCACCCTACGGTGATCATTGGCGCAACCTTCGTCGGATTAGTGCTATCGAAATCTTCTCATCCAGTCGCTTGAACGCCTTTCTAAGCATTAGAAAAGATGAAGTCAAGCGACTGTTGCTGAAACTATCGAGTGATGATAATTCTGGACAAGAATTTACCAAGGTGGAGTTAAGATCTCTGTTTGTCGACTTAACTTTCAATAATATTATGAGAATGGTAGCAGGGAAGAGGTACTATGGCGGGGACAGTGTGACGGACGAAGGCGAGGCAAAGGAATTTAGGGAGCTAATGAAGGAGTCTTTGGCGAGTGGAGGAGTTGCCCATCCAGGGGATTTTTTGCCCATTTTGAATTGGATTGGTGGAAGGAGTTACCtgaaaaaattgatgaatCTTGGAGAGAGGATGGATCGGTTCCTGCAAAAGTTGATTGATGAGGTTCGAGCTAAGAGGCAAGGGAATACTATGATTGATCATCTTCTTTCTTTGCAACAAACTGAGCCTGACTACTACACTGATCAACTTATCAAAGGCCTAATTCTG GTAATGTTGCTTGCCGGAACTGATACATCAGCAGTCACATTGGAATGGGCAATGTCCAATTTACTCAACAACCCAGATGTGTTGAAGAAAGCTAGAACTGAACTGGACAGTCAAATTGGccaagaaaatttaattgatgaaCCTGATGTTTCCAAGCTTCAATACTTGCAAAGTATCATCTTTGAGACCCTTCGGTTGAACCCTGCAGCTCCCCTTCTCCTCCCACACATGGCGTCGACTGATTGCAAGATATGCGAATACGATGTGCCACGTGACACGATCGTATTGATCAATGCATGGGCTATTCATAGAGACTCGACGTTATGGGAAGATCCAACAAGTTTTAAGCCTGAGAGGTATGGAAATGGAGAGAGGGAATCAAACAAGCTGATGCCTTTTGGATTAGGAAGAAGGGCATGTCCTGGAGCTGGCTTGGCTCAACGAGTTGTGGGCTTGACCTTGGGTTCATTGATCCAATGTTTTGAATGGGAAAGAGTTAGTGAGAAAGAAGTTGACATGGCTGAAAGTGATGGAACCACCATGCCTAAAGTGGTGGCATTAGAAGCCATGTGTAAAGCTCGTCCCATTGTCAACAAGGTTCTCAACGGAACTATTTAA